The genomic segment CCCGGCAATTCAAAAACATAGCGAAAGTTCTCCCATCCGATCCACTCAGATCCTCCGATGCCGCGAGCGGGAATGAACTTCTGGAAGGATATTACCAGGCCGAACATAGGCCCGTAGCAGTAAATCAGTACCAGGAGCAATCCGGGGAGTATCATGAGATGAAGCGGAAGATTGCGATATTTTTTATAAGAAAGTCGTCTCTCCATGGTCGGCACCTCCTGTAAAAAACGGGAGAAAGGTCCGCCCTTCCTCCCATCCGGTTAAGTGAATTACTTGGATGCCGCATTGACCTCTGCCGTAATCTGGTCCCCGCCGAGCTTTTTCCAGTCGCTGACGAATTTATCGAATAACGCGATGGGCTCGCCCATAATGATTTTGGTGTACGTTTCGATTTCCATCTTTTGCAAGGTTGCGTTTTTGGCCGTCATCGTCTCCGTCGGGCCGTAAATATAATCGCTTGGCTTCAGGAGATTCTCGGTTACGTACTTGTCGATGACCTTATACGACGAGTCTTTACCGAACACTTTATCGAAGCCCCAGTCGGTGACATCGGTCGAGCCCTGCGCCACCGCTAGCGATTTATTATAAGCATCCAGCTGCTGCGCGCTAAATCCGGTCGTATCCTTGCTGTCGAGCGCCGCGATCACCTTATGGTATGCCGTCAAGTTTTGGTTGGGGTTGCCCAGCGTAATCGGGAAGTACTGCCACACCTGAATGCCGTCGACCTCGTTATACGCTGCGCTGAATTCCTTGGGCTTCGAATCCATATCGACGGATAAATTCGCCAATTTAAAGAATGCTTCCGGGTGCTTCGCCTTCTTGTTCACTACGTAGTAGCTGCCAATCGAGCTTGCCGCCGTCTGCGGATTTGCCGGCGAATCGTCGATCGAGACGATCGGATATGGCTGCCAGTCCGCGTTCGGGTCGTTTTTGCGGCTGTCGCCAAGCTGGCCCAGCGTATGATACATGAGTCCGTATGTCATTCCGATCTTGCCTGCCGCGACCAGCTCGGCTTCCTTGGTCTCGTTTTTAACGCCGAATTCTTTGTCGAGCTCTCCGTCCTTATACATCGTTTGCAATTGAGTCAGCGCAGCCTTCATCTCCGGTTGTATGCTGCCGTAGACCAGCTTGCCGTCCTTGTCCTTGACCCAGTTTTGCGGATATGCATGGTAGCCGTTAAAAAATCCTTCCAGCGATCCGAATGCATCCCCGCCGTTCGTCAACAATAGCGTCTTGTTCATGGCGAGTCCGAACGTGTCGGGCTTCCCGTTGCCGTCGGGATCTTGCGTCGTAAACGCTTTCGAAATGGCCAGCACGTCCGCCATCGTCTTCGGCTCGGGCAAGTTTAATTTTATGAGCCAGTCCTTGCGGATCCACAGCATCGGGGAGGAATCGGAAGTCGCAGAGCCTCCGGGAAGAGACATCATCTTGCCGTCGAAAGT from the Cohnella hashimotonis genome contains:
- a CDS encoding extracellular solute-binding protein; this translates as MPNRSRIAWTSAFLSLALLVSACSGKENGENAENSPSPSAAASSNEGSAPAASGSTADDDLFLGKYDPPIEVSTVRVLGGDVKFFEGESIDNNVWTRYAKDQLGITIKNKWTVNSDQGKEKMNLSIVSGDLPDFYSVDATQLHQLYEAGEIMDLTDLYDKYAMPAVKQYTEALTNGLNLVTFDGKMMSLPGGSATSDSSPMLWIRKDWLIKLNLPEPKTMADVLAISKAFTTQDPDGNGKPDTFGLAMNKTLLLTNGGDAFGSLEGFFNGYHAYPQNWVKDKDGKLVYGSIQPEMKAALTQLQTMYKDGELDKEFGVKNETKEAELVAAGKIGMTYGLMYHTLGQLGDSRKNDPNADWQPYPIVSIDDSPANPQTAASSIGSYYVVNKKAKHPEAFFKLANLSVDMDSKPKEFSAAYNEVDGIQVWQYFPITLGNPNQNLTAYHKVIAALDSKDTTGFSAQQLDAYNKSLAVAQGSTDVTDWGFDKVFGKDSSYKVIDKYVTENLLKPSDYIYGPTETMTAKNATLQKMEIETYTKIIMGEPIALFDKFVSDWKKLGGDQITAEVNAASK